The proteins below come from a single Zea mays cultivar B73 chromosome 8, Zm-B73-REFERENCE-NAM-5.0, whole genome shotgun sequence genomic window:
- the LOC103635282 gene encoding uncharacterized protein codes for MNGQKYHELFSLELVPRQRSMGRQLESLSRGLGIKIPIQIREGKRRPEAPIQAAKFASEGGIVLRQHMPIFSHWKEYKKKENAGKIENYIGKIAGQFTMDADNTAVRAACIDMLKGGHRQMRYNLKKKYFNEVPANLVRTTSPVSCMTDDQWKLLVEMWSTSKHKDTCMKNKISREQVKFPQGTGSQSYVAKAYSLKQEKFKDTEPSAIDLFKEMHCSKKKGFSETVQKAIVDMESMAATPVEDGHHSKSSTEVVSQVLPKSSLFLQNVGLATSNRSSSGNVSAKVQQLESQLETERQEKDGLRDEVQSLKAKTQASDETIAKQSDEIADLKKSIAENNSLLRQILSINRSQVSP; via the exons ATGAATGGGCAAAAATATCATGAATTGTTCAGTCTAG AACTAGTACCAAGGCAAAGAAGTATGGGCAGGCAACTTGAGTCATTAAGCAGAGGATTAGGCATTAAGATTCCAATCCAGATTCGTGAAGGGAAAAGAAGACCAGAGGCACCTATCCAAGCTGCCAAATTTGCATCAGAGGGTGGGATCGTACTTAGACAACACATGCCAATATTTTCACATTGGAAGGAGTACAAGAAGAAAGAGAACGCGGGTAAAATAGAAAATTACATTGGAAAGATTGCT GGACAATTCACCATGGATGCTGATAATACAGCAGTGAGAGCAGCATGTATTGATATGCTAAAGGGTGGTCATCGCCAGATGAGGTATAACCTAAAAAAGAAATACTTCAACGAGGTTCCTGCAAATCTAGTGAGGACTACATCGCCTGTTTCGTGCATGACTGATGACCAATGGAAACTTCTAGTAGAAATGTGGTCTACCTCAAAGCACAAG GACACATGTATGAAGAACAAAATTAGTCGTGAACAAGTAAAGTTTCCACAAGGCACAGGCTCTCAATCCTACGTTGCAAAGGCATACTCATTG AAGCAAGAAAAATTTAAAGATACCGAACCTAGTGCAATTGATCTTTTCAAGGAGATGCATTGCAGCAAGAAGAAAGGGTTTAGTGAAACTGTCCAGAAAGCTATT GTTGACATGGAATCAATGGCAGCAACACCAGTTGAAGATGGACATCATTCAAAGTCTTCAACAGAAGTAGTCTCCCAAGTGCTGCCTAAATCAAGTTTATTCCTTCAGAATGTAGGCTTGGCCACCTCTAACAGAAGCTCTTCAGGAAATGTTTCAGCAAAGGTGCAGCAACTTGAGTCTCAATTGGAGACTGAGCGGCAAGAAAAAGACGGACTACGAGATGAAGTCCAAAGCTTGAAGGCTAAGACACAGGCATCTGACGAGACCATTGCTAAGCAATCTGATGAGATTGCAGATTTGAAGAAGTCCATAGCAGAAAACAATAGCCTCCTTCGCCAGATTTTAAGCATCAATCGTAGCCAAGTGTCTCCTTAA
- the LOC111589958 gene encoding uncharacterized protein, with translation MPPGKKGPRVPRCHAEDTEPTPTDYEKQRAITIMKNNQMMQRLGIRQLQSMMASIPSGRMNDNAPHESGSLYDGDDIEDSEDEMVSKESLVDKSVASHIPNNGAEISSKNTRASKRVVAPGVQEQPIRVTRRRSATINQESNQNIMAGILSDSCDATNQDCTQRISTVVQPSSPIETESEDPTGDQGE, from the exons ATGCCCCCGGGGAAGAAGGGGCCGCGAGTCCCACGGTGTCACGCGG aAGATACAGAACCTACTCCTACAGACTATGAGAAACAGAGGGCAATTACAATCATGAAGAATAATCAAATGATGCAACGGTTAGGGATTCGTCAATTACAATCAATGATGGCTAGTATTCCAAGTGGAAGGATGAACGATAATGCTCCTCACGAATCTGGATCGTTGTATGATGGTGATGATATTGAGGACTCTGAGGATGAGATGGTCAGTAAG GAATCCCTAGTTGATAAGTCTGTAGCCAGCCACATCCCCAACAATGGTGCTGAAATCTCTTCGAAAAATACAAGAGCCTCTAAAAGGGTTGTTGCACCTGGAGTGCAAGAACAACCAATTAGAGTCACTAGGCGAAGGAGTGCTACCATAAACCAAGAGTCCAACCAAAATATAATGGCTGGTATACTGTCTGATTCTTGTGATGCCACAAACCAAGATTGCACCCAACGCATATCTACTGTTGTACAACCTAGTTCACCAATAGAGACCGAGAGCGAAGATCCCACTGGAGACCAAGGCGAGTGA